TCCGCCGTCTCGCCAGATGCCCGATGTTGAAGGTTGCCATACCATCAGCCACGCGCCTATTGACCTCAGCCGCATCGACGCGCCGCAATCTCAGCCCCAGCGCGACATTGGCCTCTACGGTTCCGTCGGTCAACAACGGCTCCTGAAAGACGCTGGCCATCCGGCGACGGTCGCTCAGTAGATTGTGGTACGGCCGGATCGATCGCCCCGCGAAGACGACGCACCCTTCGGTGGGCTGCTCCAGCAGTCCAAGGATGCGAAGGAGGGTCGATTTGCCGGCCCCGTTGGGACCGATGACCGCTAACGTCTCGCCCTCCGGGATGTCCAGTGACGGCACATCCAGGACCACCCTGCCGTCATATGTGACTTTGATCGTGTCGAGCCGGAGGATCGGATCGTTCATGATATCCGCCCCCGTTGCTGAATCCAGGTGAGGGTCACGTTCACGGCAAAGGTCAGCAGCAGCAACAGCAGACTGAGCGCGATTGCCATATCGAAATTTCCTTTGCCGGTTTCGAGGACGGTGGCGGTCGTCAGTACCCGCGTCTGCCGGTAGATGTTGCCGCCTACCATCATGGAGGCCCCGATCTCCGAGATGACCGCGCCGAAGCCGGCCATCAGCGCGGCTAGGAGCGGCAGTCGCGCCTCTTTGAGGAGCAGGTAGACGACCTGAATCCTCGACGCGCCGAGTCCGATAAGCTGCAGATGCAGTCGAGGGTTGAGCTGCTGAACGGCAGCGATGGTGAGGCCGGTCACCACCGGGGCGGCAATGACGAGCTGTGCGAGCACCATCGCCGTGGGCGTATAGAGCCACTCCAGGAAGCCAAGCGGTCCACTGCGCCAGAGCATAATACTGACGAAAAGGCCGACCACAACCGGCGGCACGCCCATCCCGGTATTGACCAGGCTGATGGCGATGCGGCGCCCTGGAAAGCGGCTTAAGGCCAGGACGACGCCGAACGGAATACCGATCAGCAGGCTGAGCAGGGTTGCGCCACCCGAGACCTGCAGCGACAGCAGCATGATCCGCAGCACCTCCGGATCGCCGCGCAGCAGCAGCAGGATCGCCTGCTTCATACCTTGCCAGATCAGTTCCATCTTTGCCCCTTAACCGATGCCGTCATTGCGAGCGACCAGCGGGAGCGCGGCAATCTCACCGTCATTATCCTGAAAGACTGCAAGATTGCTTCAGCTACGCCTCGCAATGACCCGGGACGCTTTCGAATGAACGACCGTTGATCGTCAGTCGTCTGGCTGGAGCAGGCGCAGACGGTCCGGGGGCAACGACACCCACACCTCTTTCCCCACATACAGCGACATCAGGTCGTGCAGTCGGCTTCGAACCTGAATTTCCAGATCATACTTTCCCCGGTTGTCTCCGTCGGCAAGACCGACAAAGAGCAGGTAATCCAGGCCGCGCCCGAGTTCGTGGACGATCCGGCCGCGCAGAAGATTATCCCGCCGGCCCACCCGGTCCGGCCACACCAGCCTGACATCCTCGGGTCGGATACAGAACTCCACCTCCCCAGGCGCCATCGGCTCCAAACCGTGGACCCGCAGATGATGCCCTCGCCAGACGATGTCCCAGAGGCCGTCCGGGTCGACACACGCCACGCCTCGCAGGATATTCTTGGCGCCCGTATGCTCGGCGACGCGCCGACTCTGCGGTCGATGGAGCACCTCGTCCCGGGTTCCTGTCTGGAGCACCGTGCCGCCGTCGATGATGGCGATGGTCGACGCCATAAGATAGGCCTCTTGCAGATCATGGGTCACCAGCAGAACCGTCCCCTTATAGTCGGCGAGCATCTGAAGCAGCTCCTGGCGAAGGGTTTCGCGAACGGCCGGATCGAGGGCGGAAAAGGGCTCGTCCAGCAGCAGGATCTCCGGATGCCCGATCAGGGCGCGTCCCAGCGCAACCCGTTGTCGCTGTCCGCCAGAAAGCTGATTCGGGTAGTGCTGCGCAAACGCCGCCAGCCGCAGAAGATGCAGCATCTCGTTGACCCGATCGGCCGCTTTATTCTGAGGCGTCCCTCGCGGTAATCCGAACAAGAGATTCCCCGATACCGTCTTATGCGGGAATAGCGCATATTCCTGGAAGACCAGACCCACACGTCGAAGGTGCGGCGCCAGATCAATGCCGGCGCTGCCGTCAAAGACGGTCCGGCCATTGATACGAATGGTTCCGGAGGTCGGCCTGATCAGACCGGCGATGGCGAGCAGCGTCAGACTCTTGCCCGAGCCGGACGGGCCGTACAAGGCGGCGATCTCATCACCGACCGTCAGTTGCGTCCGGAGGTGAAACCCGGAGAGCCGCCTGTCGAGCGTAACCTCCAGCATCAGTATTTGACCTTGGTCATCCGTCCGACCAACGTAAGAATCATCAACACCACGGCCGTCACCAGGATCGACAGGGCATTCGCCTCCTGCGGCTGATTGGCCTGAACCGCATCATAGATCGCCAGGGCGAGCGTCTGGGTTTTCCCCGGGATGTTCCCGGCAATCATCAGTGTAATTCCGAACTCCCCCATGGCCCTGGCGAATGCCAGAATCGATCCGGCCAAGATGCCCCTCCAGGCGAGCGGCAAGGTGATCGTGCACAGGACGATCAGAATAGGCTTGAACGTCCGACCGGCGTCTTCGATCCGACGATCAATCCCTTCAAACGCCCCCTGGGCCGCCTTGATAAATAGCGGTAGCGCCGCGATGGTCGACGCGAGCACCGCGGCCTTCCAGGTAAAGATGAGGCCGATATTCAGTCCGTACTCCAGAAATCGCCCCAGCAATCCGTGACGGCCGATCAGCCATAGCAGGTAATAGCCGGTCACGGTCGGCGGCAGGATCAGCGGAATCACCACGATCGATTCCAGGAGTGCCCGACCGGGAAATCGACCTCGGGCCAACAGCCAGGCGATTGGCGTGCCGATGAGTAGCGTCACCACCGTCGCCATGCCGGCGATCTTCAACGATAGGAGCAAAGGTGACAGCGGAATGTGTGTCATGGCTGTCCGCCTATGATTAGCGGTCGTCTCTCGTCCGGACCGCGCCTTCAGCGAGCCGCACCCTTCGGCGGCGGCAGGAATCCGTGGGCTTTCAGAATCTGTTGTCCGACCTCGCTCACAGCCAGGTCGACGAACGCGCTGGCGAGAGCGGGCTGGGTTGAGGCACTGATCGCACTGATCGGATACAGGACAGGCGGATACCTCCCCTCCGGCGCCACGGCGACGACGCGAACCGCTTCACCGGCGCTCTGCGCGTCAGTGGCATACACCAGGGCGGCGTCGACCTCGCCTCGCGCGACGTAGGCCAGAGCCTGACGCACATTCTCGGTGAGGATCAGCTTTGGTTGCAGGGTATCCCACAGCCCCAGGCTCGTCAAGATCGCCCGGGCGTACGCACCTGCTGGAACGGTACGCGGATTACCGATGGCGATCAGCCTGACCTCCGGTTTGGTCAGATCGGTGAAGGCGTGAAGAGATGGCTTGAGGGCCGCGTGGGTGATGAGGACAACCACGTTGACGGCCAGGATACGTCGGGTGTTCGGAAGGATGAGGCTCTTCGCCTCAAGCTCGTCCATCTGTTTCGGCGCGGCGGACACATACACATCCACGGGGGCGCCCTGTTCGATCTGCTGCTGCAAGACACCGGACGCGCCGAAGTTGAAAACCACCTTCAAGTCCGGATGTTGCTGTTCAAACCGCGCACCGATTTCCTGTAAAGGCTCCTTTAGGCTGATCGCCGCCGACACCAGCAGTTCGGCGCCCGATGCCGCGGATACGCCGGTGAGCCATGCGACAACCACCAGAACGCCCAGCATCCGATCCAATCTCCGTGGAACCATCTCTCGATGACACCGTAGCATTCTGGTTCAGTATAGGCCATGTATGCCTCCAAACGCAATCCGAGCCCGCATCGGCCCTCGCGCCTGACCTCCCTGTGCCGCCCAGCTCTGTCGATGCGTTAGAACTGAACCTGCAACTCGGCGATCCCTTCATGCGCGTTGCCCCCCGCGCTATTGCTTATCCCAACCACATTCCGACCCGGACTGAGGTCGGCAACAACGTAGTTGCCTCGCAGCCGGACGTTGGGATTGACATACCAGGTCAGGCCGATGGTGCCTGAGCGCATCTCCAACGGGATCTCGTTTGTGGCCGAGTCGGGAGAAGTAAACGCGCCCTTATTGTCATCGATACGAAAATGCTCATAGCGGCCGGTGACCAGCAGACCCTTCAGCTTGTTGCCGAAGACCCAGTAGCCGATCGACCCATACCCGCCCTGCATGATGAGGTTGTCGAGGTTCTCGCCGCCGGCGCCCAAACCGTCACGCTCCTGGGAGGCGTAGAGGTATTCACCCTTGAGGATAAACGGATACAGGTCGAAGACGATGTCGCCCCCGCCGGTGACCCGATTGCCGTTGATCCGGAAACCGTTCTGAGTGCCGCCGACCCCGTTGCCGGCCAGCGTGACGCCGGTCGGACCGATCGGGTTAAAGCGATGAAACGAGGTGCCACCAATAGGTCTTGTGACGCCGTTGTTATCGGTCGCGCCGTTGCCTCTCACTGTTCGAAAGGTGCGGTGATCGGCATTCATACCGATAGTGAGATTCCCGAACGGCGTAGGTGGCGAAACGGTCAATCGACCGGTGAACTCCTTATCACCGTCGTTATCGATACCGCCTGGGCACTGATCGACCCGGCCGCAGCCGTTATAGATCCCCACGCCATAAAAGACCGGCATGGCAGCGAGTTGCAGATTGCCTTCGATGGTGGCACCAACCTCCTGGCCTGGAGCCAGCGCCCTGGTGACGACCGCCCGTTCGGCGAAATCTAGATCCCGAGCGGAGGTGATTTCTTCAAGACCGAATCGGGGCTTGCGCTGCCCAACAAACGCCTTGGCCCAGGGGGCATAGGTGTAGCTGAGCCAGCCCTGTTGGAGCCGCGTACCCGTAGAACCGCCCGCAATCTCCGGCTCGATGTAGAAGCCATAGTCGTTGAAGACCTGGCCCGTCACGAGGAGGCGGGTACGGCGCATCCGAAATGTACTCGGGTCGTGCCGCGCGAGCCCCGCTGCCGTCACATCCTGGCCATCAACGATCCCTGGGAAATCTTCTTCCTGTCGCGCCCCTTCGACTTGCATCCAGGTCTGCGTGTAGCCGCTTATGCTCAGCTTAAACTGCCCATCGGCAGACTTCAGGAAGAACCCCTTCCCAGGTTCATATCCGGTATTGAGAGACGAGGCCGCGGCCTCGGCGGCCTTCTTCTCCACCTCCATCACGCGCCTAGTCATCTCATTCTGTTGCGTGGCCCGTTCCTGACGCAATTGCTGCAACTCCTGTTGCAACCGCCGCAGCGACTGTTGCTGCGTCTTGTACGTCTGTTCCAGCTCTGTCAGCTTGTCGGCCCACGCCCCAACGGGGGCGAGCAGCAGGGCGCTACCCAGGACGACACCACGAACCCACCACCCTCTTGACGTCATGGTTCTCCTCTGTCTGGTTTATCAGATTACTTGCCGTTTTTCATCGCAACCACCTTGGCGATGATCTGCTCCAGGACCTCCCGATCCGTCGGCCAGGGCGAGTCGACCACCTTCTTCTGCTTGAGCGGGATGTGATCCATCCGGTACTGCATGCCGGCGGCCGCAACCGCCGACTGCGCCACGGGGATCACGACCGTGGCGACCTTTGTCGTATCGCTCTCCTTGGGATCGATCGCAATCAGCGGGATCGACCGAAGATGCTCCGAGGTCCTGCCGGGCAGATGACCGACCGCATCCGCAGCCATAATCATGGCGGCATCGACCTCTCTTCGCGCGACGAGATCGGCTACCGAGAACTCCCCGGGGTTGTAGCGCGGGTAGCCCCGGCTGAAATTGACGGCGAAGGGATAGCCGGTCTGCCAGGTCAGCACCTGCGCGATCCCCACGACATTGCCGTGACCCCGCATCGGCATACCGGAAAACTTCGTGAATCGATTCAGTGCCTGGGCCAGTTTCAGGAGGGCGATGGCGTTCATCGTCTTGCCGCGACTCATGGTAATGCCCATCCCCCAGCAGATGATCCCAAATTTGCAATTCTTCAGTTTATCCGCAAGCGCCTTCCACTCCGCGACTGGGACCCCGCCCACTTCAGCGCGATTCAGCTCGTGCCCGTTCACAAGGGCCGTCAGCGACGTTGCGACCTCATAATCGGTGTTCGGCGTGATCTGGAAGGCGATATCGGCCATTCTGGCCGAGGCGGTCGGCCGCACATCGATCGTGATGATGGTTCGCCCCTTCTTCCCGGTTGGGGTAAAGAGTCCCTTGGCTGTCACGGCGTAGCGACTGGGGTGCCTGGGATGCGCTTCAGCCGGGTTCGATCCCCAGTACACGACGAGGTCCGCCCTATTCTGAATTTCCCCGACCGTACAGGTCGGAAGGCCAACTGTCTGCAGACCCTGCAGACCTGGGCCGTGTCAGACGGACGATGTATGATCGATATTGGCGCCGATCAGTTCAGCCAGTTGGATCGCCTTCTTTTGTGCGCTCAACTCCGTGGAATCCAGACCATAGATCAGCGGGTACTTGGCCGCGGCGAGGATCGCTGCGGCTGCGTCGATGCACTGCTCGATGGTCGCGGGTTGCCCATGAATCCTCGGTGTCGCCAAATCCGATTGGTAGTGCATATAGGTGGCCTTGCCCAGCGCGCAGGCATTCTTGACCGTCTTGATGCGCCCCTCCTCGACATGGATTTCCAGGTCGTCGCATGCGGTGCCGCAGAATGGGCAGACCACATCGGTAAAGATCTTCAACTGTTTCGCGGCTTGTACCGTGACATTTTCAGACATAGCGCTCCACCTCCGCCTCGATACCCTTGTAGTCCGGCATCCCGGTCGCTTGGGTATCGGTGCCGATGATCGGATTAATGATCCGTCCCCACGGGATCAATACCATCCCCTGGGGGACATCGCCCTTGGCATACTTCAGGATGGCCGAACCGTGCGGCGTGGACAATCGAACTCGGTCGCCGTCCTGCAGGGCGAGTTCTTCGATGTCCTTGAGGTTCATTCGTACTGTTGAGATCTCCTCTATATACTCCTTCGACTCCTTTCCGACGTGCATGGCCTGGCCTTGCGTCAGTGTTCGCAAGGTGATCACCGTGAACCGCTTCTTCGTCATCTCACACACGCTCCTTGATGACGGTCGTACTCACGCTCGTCTTTCCCCTTGACAATCATCGGGGTCGGTGCGGAAATAGAACGGGCGTTGAGGCGGGCGACCGCTTCATCTCTCCGGGGCGTTCAGTATCGACCTGGCCGGGTGAGCTGAACGCCCCTTGTCGTCTTCTTCTATCGTTCAGGATCACGATCTCTTCAGCGTCCGATCTCCTCCTCCTGTCTGCCGGCATCCGGATAAAATAGCGGCTCGCCGAACTTCTCAACGCCAAACGTCTTGATGATCGCTTGAGTGTCAGCCGCGATGATAAAGTCCGCAAACGCCTTGCCGCCGGCAGCATTCACCTTGGGAAATCTGTCGGCATTCACCTCCATGACCGAGTAGATATTCAGGAGCGATGGGTCGCGCTCAATGAGAATCTCCAGAGCGAGGCGTTTTTTTAAGGCAAGGTAGGTGCCCCGGTCGGTGAGGGTATAGGCTCGCTTCTCCGTCGCAATCCCAAGGGTCTGCCCCATCCCCTGGCCTGTTTCCAGATACCAGTCGCTGACAGGTTCTTGTCCCGAAGCTTTCCATAGGCGTTTTTCAAGCTGATGGGTCCCCGAATTATCACCTCGAGAGACCCACGTCGCTTTTCGCTCCGCGATTCGACGGAGCGCTTCACTCGCCTTCTTCAGACTACGGATCTGAGCCGGATCCTCCTTCGGGCCGACGATAATGAAATCGTTGTGCATGACCAGGCGACGGTTGGTGAGTGTCCCCTCGGTCACATACCTCTTCTCGGCCTCCGGGGCGTGGACCAATACTACGTCTGCTTCGCCGCGACCGCCAAGAGCCAGCGCCTGGCCTGTTCCGACGGAGATCGTTTTCACGACGTAGCCGGTCTGTCGCTCAAACAATGGAACCAAGACGTCAAGCAGCCCGGAATCCTGCGTACTGGTGGTGGTCGCCAGAATGACATTTTGACTTCCAGCCTGGACGACGCGGATTGGTGCCCCTTGTGCGGCGCCAAGTACCGCCAGACCCACGATTAGGTACTGAAGAACAGTTCTCAAGTATCTCTTACCCATGGTGCTCATCGTCTCCCGCTACTCCTTGGCGATCATGACCTCTGTGGCCTTGATGACGGCATAGACTTGGTCCCCAGCCTTCAGTTTCATCCGCTTGGCCGAGCCGCTGGTAATGGCCGAGACCAGTTCCTGATCCCCCACCTTCACGACCACCTCGCTCATGACGGCTCCGATTTTCACCTTCTTAACGACGCCCGCCAACTGATTCCGCGCACTCATCTGCATCCCCTCCACCTCCTTCCTCATGCCCCGCTCTTGCTGTTCTCCCCGCCTTCGCTCAATACGAAAATAGTATCCGCGATTCTTTTTTGAGGGCGGCACGCAGCGCCTTCTGCAACCGCTTATAATCCCGTATGAGTTTACGTGCCTGCGGCGTGAGTCGCGTCCCGCCGCCGGCCGTTCCTCCATGGCTGATAATCAGAATCGGCACCTCGGCGTGTCGCTCCATCGTTTTCAGATACCCCCAGGCGCGTCGATAGGACCATCCGACCCGCTTCGCCGCATGCTGAATCGACCCAAGCTCATCGATGGCATCGAGGAGCGCAATACCATGCTCTCCCATGATGAACTTGCCGTCCGCCTCCAGCCAGGTCTTCGACTTTACCTCAAGCTGCATCGATCACCTGCGATATGTATGATGGAACATATCGCTATATTTACACCACTTACTCATCGTGTCAAGCCTGATTACCAGGCAGCCCTTACGCAAAACTGCTTGCGGCCTGTCTGTGAACGAGGCTATCATCTTGCCCGAGATCGAACAATCAGTAGGAGACCCTGGTCTGACCAGCAGGAGATACGGTCATGAAGGTCCTTGTCGTAGACGATGAAAACGACATTACCGCCCTCGTTGCCTATCATCTGGAACGGGAAGGATTCCATGTCGTACAGGCCCATGACGGCCTTCAGGCGTTGGAGCTGATCAAGCGGGACCGGCCGCACTTGCTGATCCTCGATCTGATGCTGCCGCACCTCAGTGGGTTGGATCTCTGCCGACGGCTTCGCAAAGAGTCCGACACAGCCCGGCTCCCGATCCTGATGCTGACCGCCAAAGCGGAAGAGGCCGACAAGGTTCTGGGGCTCGAATTGGGCGGCGATGACTACCTCACCAAGCCGTTCAGTCCGCGGGAACTGGTGGCCAGGGTCAAGGCCCTGATTCGAAGAACCGAAGAGATCCCAGGTGAAGAGATTGTGAAGGCCGGCAGCTTGCAGATCGATTTCAGCCGATATACCGTTACCATCCGGAATCGACCGGTCGAGCTGACGACAAAAGAGTTCGACCTGCTGAAGGCCCTGATCCTCGCCAGGGGACGGGTACTCACGCGCGACTACCTGCTGGAACGGGTGTGGGGATACGAGCGGGCCTCCGAGATCGAATCGCGGACGGTGGACGTCCACGTCAGGCGTCTCCGGGAAAAGTTGGGATCGGAGGCCGCACGCATCGTCACCGTCAAGAGTGTCGGATATCGATTCGACCAGGACGCCTGATCGGCGAAACCGTCAGCATGTTGTGGATTGAGGGCCGGTTTCAGCGCAAGCTGATCGCGACGTATCTCCTCGTCGTACTGGCCATCGTTGCCGTTGCCGGCATCTATCTTCTCACCTCCCTCCAACGCGCCTCGATTGAACGACTGAAGTTCAGCTTGCAGGCCCAGGCGCAGCTCATGGGCAACGAGATCAACCCGGCCCTGATCGTCCGGGACCCCGGGCAGCTTCACACGATCGCGCACCGGCTCGCCAGACAGGTCGGCGCCCGAGTCACGGTCATCCGGACGGACGGGACGGTCCTGGCCGATTCCGAGACAACCCCCGACCAGGTCGGTCTGATGGATAATCACCTGCACCGTCCGGAGATTCAGGCGGCGGTCGCCGGCGGCGTCGGGAGCGTTCTTCGCCAAAGCGACACCCTGGGCGTCAAGATGCTGTACGCAGCGATTCCCCTGCGACACCAGGGGACCATGACGGGGGTGCTTCGCGTGGCCATGCCGCTCTCCGATCTGGACCGGGAGCTGACACTGATCCGTCGACCGTTGATTATCGGGGGGCTGCTCGCACTCGTCGCTGCCGCAATTCTTGGGTCCATCTTTGCTCGTCGGGTGACACGGCCCATCGCGGAGATGACGAGGGTCGCCGATCGCATGGCCGAAGGCGACTTTTCCCGCAAGATGCCGATGCCCTCCTCCGACGAAATCGGTCAGTTGGGGCGTACGCTGAATCTGATGGCGCAGCGGCTGGAGGACCGGCTGGCGGAACTGGAAGGAGAGCGCGCGAAGGGAGCGGCCGTCCTGGACAGCATGGTGGAAGGTGTCGTGGCGGTCGATGGGGCGGACCGCATCCTGCTCATCAACGCCGGCGCCTGTCGTCTCCTCAGTACGTCGCCGGATGCCAGCGTCGACAGGCCGTTTCTCGAAGTCATCCGCAATAAAGAGATGCTCGATCTTCTCAATCGAACGCTCACCGAGGGCACGTT
Above is a genomic segment from Candidatus Methylomirabilota bacterium containing:
- a CDS encoding DNA-binding response regulator, coding for MKVLVVDDENDITALVAYHLEREGFHVVQAHDGLQALELIKRDRPHLLILDLMLPHLSGLDLCRRLRKESDTARLPILMLTAKAEEADKVLGLELGGDDYLTKPFSPRELVARVKALIRRTEEIPGEEIVKAGSLQIDFSRYTVTIRNRPVELTTKEFDLLKALILARGRVLTRDYLLERVWGYERASEIESRTVDVHVRRLREKLGSEAARIVTVKSVGYRFDQDA
- a CDS encoding formylmethanofuran dehydrogenase translates to MSENVTVQAAKQLKIFTDVVCPFCGTACDDLEIHVEEGRIKTVKNACALGKATYMHYQSDLATPRIHGQPATIEQCIDAAAAILAAAKYPLIYGLDSTELSAQKKAIQLAELIGANIDHTSSV
- the modA gene encoding molybdate ABC transporter substrate-binding protein — translated: MLRCHREMVPRRLDRMLGVLVVVAWLTGVSAASGAELLVSAAISLKEPLQEIGARFEQQHPDLKVVFNFGASGVLQQQIEQGAPVDVYVSAAPKQMDELEAKSLILPNTRRILAVNVVVLITHAALKPSLHAFTDLTKPEVRLIAIGNPRTVPAGAYARAILTSLGLWDTLQPKLILTENVRQALAYVARGEVDAALVYATDAQSAGEAVRVVAVAPEGRYPPVLYPISAISASTQPALASAFVDLAVSEVGQQILKAHGFLPPPKGAAR
- a CDS encoding formylmethanofuran dehydrogenase, whose translation is MTKKRFTVITLRTLTQGQAMHVGKESKEYIEEISTVRMNLKDIEELALQDGDRVRLSTPHGSAILKYAKGDVPQGMVLIPWGRIINPIIGTDTQATGMPDYKGIEAEVERYV
- a CDS encoding ABC transporter ATP-binding protein, translating into MLEVTLDRRLSGFHLRTQLTVGDEIAALYGPSGSGKSLTLLAIAGLIRPTSGTIRINGRTVFDGSAGIDLAPHLRRVGLVFQEYALFPHKTVSGNLLFGLPRGTPQNKAADRVNEMLHLLRLAAFAQHYPNQLSGGQRQRVALGRALIGHPEILLLDEPFSALDPAVRETLRQELLQMLADYKGTVLLVTHDLQEAYLMASTIAIIDGGTVLQTGTRDEVLHRPQSRRVAEHTGAKNILRGVACVDPDGLWDIVWRGHHLRVHGLEPMAPGEVEFCIRPEDVRLVWPDRVGRRDNLLRGRIVHELGRGLDYLLFVGLADGDNRGKYDLEIQVRSRLHDLMSLYVGKEVWVSLPPDRLRLLQPDD
- a CDS encoding formylmethanofuran dehydrogenase subunit B, which codes for MQGLQTVGLPTCTVGEIQNRADLVVYWGSNPAEAHPRHPSRYAVTAKGLFTPTGKKGRTIITIDVRPTASARMADIAFQITPNTDYEVATSLTALVNGHELNRAEVGGVPVAEWKALADKLKNCKFGIICWGMGITMSRGKTMNAIALLKLAQALNRFTKFSGMPMRGHGNVVGIAQVLTWQTGYPFAVNFSRGYPRYNPGEFSVADLVARREVDAAMIMAADAVGHLPGRTSEHLRSIPLIAIDPKESDTTKVATVVIPVAQSAVAAAGMQYRMDHIPLKQKKVVDSPWPTDREVLEQIIAKVVAMKNGK
- the modB gene encoding molybdate ABC transporter permease subunit, giving the protein MTHIPLSPLLLSLKIAGMATVVTLLIGTPIAWLLARGRFPGRALLESIVVIPLILPPTVTGYYLLWLIGRHGLLGRFLEYGLNIGLIFTWKAAVLASTIAALPLFIKAAQGAFEGIDRRIEDAGRTFKPILIVLCTITLPLAWRGILAGSILAFARAMGEFGITLMIAGNIPGKTQTLALAIYDAVQANQPQEANALSILVTAVVLMILTLVGRMTKVKY
- a CDS encoding PAS domain-containing sensor histidine kinase, whose translation is MLWIEGRFQRKLIATYLLVVLAIVAVAGIYLLTSLQRASIERLKFSLQAQAQLMGNEINPALIVRDPGQLHTIAHRLARQVGARVTVIRTDGTVLADSETTPDQVGLMDNHLHRPEIQAAVAGGVGSVLRQSDTLGVKMLYAAIPLRHQGTMTGVLRVAMPLSDLDRELTLIRRPLIIGGLLALVAAAILGSIFARRVTRPIAEMTRVADRMAEGDFSRKMPMPSSDEIGQLGRTLNLMAQRLEDRLAELEGERAKGAAVLDSMVEGVVAVDGADRILLINAGACRLLSTSPDASVDRPFLEVIRNKEMLDLLNRTLTEGTFAQQELQIFAPVQRVLQVHASPLRGRAQIVGAMLVLHDVTELRRLEMVRTEFVANVSHELRTPLTSIRGYLETLLEGGLEDRAHARPFLEVIHKHTERLGRLVGDLLDLSNLELGKVTLHRRPTALTEVVQNVMTIYGPQAVKQEIGLATELPDGLPRVLADRDRLAQILINLIDNGIKFTPKGGRVTVTARGGFRVQGLGSRDDSRSDPKPYTPDPGDFIEVAVRDTGIGIPSQNLPRITERFYRVDRARSRELGGTGLGLAIVKHLVKAHDGDLYIESELNKGTTVRFTLPLAPVNQEPT
- a CDS encoding tungstate transporter permease; translation: MELIWQGMKQAILLLLRGDPEVLRIMLLSLQVSGGATLLSLLIGIPFGVVLALSRFPGRRIAISLVNTGMGVPPVVVGLFVSIMLWRSGPLGFLEWLYTPTAMVLAQLVIAAPVVTGLTIAAVQQLNPRLHLQLIGLGASRIQVVYLLLKEARLPLLAALMAGFGAVISEIGASMMVGGNIYRQTRVLTTATVLETGKGNFDMAIALSLLLLLLTFAVNVTLTWIQQRGRIS
- a CDS encoding ModE family transcriptional regulator, translating into MQLEVKSKTWLEADGKFIMGEHGIALLDAIDELGSIQHAAKRVGWSYRRAWGYLKTMERHAEVPILIISHGGTAGGGTRLTPQARKLIRDYKRLQKALRAALKKESRILFSY
- a CDS encoding molybdenum-pterin-binding protein, which produces MQMSARNQLAGVVKKVKIGAVMSEVVVKVGDQELVSAITSGSAKRMKLKAGDQVYAVIKATEVMIAKE
- a CDS encoding tungsten ABC transporter substrate-binding protein yields the protein MSTMGKRYLRTVLQYLIVGLAVLGAAQGAPIRVVQAGSQNVILATTTSTQDSGLLDVLVPLFERQTGYVVKTISVGTGQALALGGRGEADVVLVHAPEAEKRYVTEGTLTNRRLVMHNDFIIVGPKEDPAQIRSLKKASEALRRIAERKATWVSRGDNSGTHQLEKRLWKASGQEPVSDWYLETGQGMGQTLGIATEKRAYTLTDRGTYLALKKRLALEILIERDPSLLNIYSVMEVNADRFPKVNAAGGKAFADFIIAADTQAIIKTFGVEKFGEPLFYPDAGRQEEEIGR